Proteins from a single region of Rhinolophus sinicus isolate RSC01 linkage group LG13, ASM3656204v1, whole genome shotgun sequence:
- the OTOR gene encoding otoraplin — translation MARLLLLFLPGLVAIGTVHGIFMDRLASKKLCADDECVYTISLARAQEDYNAPDCRFINVKKGQQIYVYSKLVKENDAGEFWAGSVYGNRPDDEMGTVGYFPSYLVEEQHVYQEATKEVPTTAIDFFCE, via the exons ATGGCAAGACTCTTGTTACTTTTCCTTCCAGGTCTTGTGGCTATAGGTACCGTGCATGGAATATTTATGGACAGACTTGCTTCCAAGAAGCTGTGTGCAGATGACGAGTGTGTCT ATACTATTTCTCTGGCCAGAGCTCAAGAAGATTATAATGCCCCAGACTGTAGATTCATTAACGTTAAAAAGGGGCAGCAGATCTATGTTTACTCAAAGCTGGTAAAAGAAAATGACGCTGGAGAATTTTGGGCTGGCAGT GTGTATGGCAATCGCCCTGACGACGAGATGGGAACAGTGGGTTATTTCCCCAGCTACTTGGTGGAGGAGCAACATGTGTACCAGGAAGCCACCAAGGAGGTCCCTACCACA gcTATTGACTTCTTTTGCGAGTAA